In one Sphingomonas sp. AP4-R1 genomic region, the following are encoded:
- a CDS encoding ankyrin repeat domain-containing protein, translated as MMRIDRILAVTLTLISTNAMAGCFVAGTTPPTQDEIALDAGLGQSGRDLALALLGRDWARAESLIARDPALGRLRVGAHHDMLSVAVASCDARAIALLARHGAPMDGTVPGVALGLALRATAPDLAFGLLEAGASPEPKGDAAGPMATAIALNSIGAVRLLLDHKADPNRMEATGNRPLQSALDMEHFRIAELLLDRGADPWAIDAGGGNLGSALDAPMLTRSAEEEAARARLRGRRKTLRWPVPAPDPARVRALALAGEWPPAAARAKGAKPVPEAVLALIRRRAERAK; from the coding sequence ATGATGCGAATTGACCGGATCCTGGCCGTGACGCTGACCTTGATCTCCACCAACGCCATGGCCGGCTGCTTCGTCGCCGGGACGACGCCGCCGACCCAGGACGAAATCGCGCTGGATGCAGGGCTCGGCCAGAGCGGCCGCGATCTCGCGCTGGCACTGCTGGGCCGGGACTGGGCACGGGCGGAGAGCCTGATTGCACGTGATCCGGCGCTGGGTCGACTGCGGGTCGGCGCGCATCACGACATGCTCTCGGTTGCGGTGGCGAGTTGCGACGCGCGCGCGATCGCGCTGCTGGCGCGGCATGGCGCGCCGATGGACGGGACGGTGCCCGGGGTGGCGCTGGGGCTCGCCCTGCGTGCGACCGCACCCGATCTGGCCTTCGGGCTGCTGGAGGCGGGCGCTTCGCCCGAGCCCAAGGGCGATGCCGCCGGGCCGATGGCGACCGCGATCGCGCTCAATTCGATCGGTGCGGTGCGCCTGCTGCTGGATCACAAGGCCGATCCGAACCGGATGGAGGCGACGGGCAACCGGCCGCTCCAGAGCGCGCTCGACATGGAGCATTTCCGCATCGCCGAACTGCTGCTCGATCGCGGCGCCGATCCCTGGGCGATCGACGCGGGGGGCGGCAATCTGGGCAGTGCGCTGGATGCGCCGATGCTGACCCGGTCGGCGGAAGAGGAGGCCGCGCGCGCGAGGCTGCGCGGGCGCCGGAAGACGCTCCGCTGGCCGGTGCCGGCTCCCGATCCGGCTCGGGTGCGCGCGCTCGCGCTGGCGGGCGAATGGCCGCCGGCGGCGGCTCGCGCCAAAGGTGCGAAGCCAGTGCCGGAGGCGGTCCTCGCGCTGATCCGACGGCGCGCGGAACGGGCGAAGTAA
- a CDS encoding DUF2974 domain-containing protein, with amino-acid sequence MIQSVSTVAAAPASRPSDGASGSGASAYAADWQGTPSVARAPAPSAPAAPANDTDLTARTQESALLAADVYNDVPKPPAGYRVAGESELAELGLTPTMLEQPGVSSFRARVYATADGEGGTRYIVSFRGSKTGEDWQNNLQQGLGMDAPSYAKALQIGRQLARSGAEVTLTGHSLGGGLASAAAIASGREADTFNAAGLSDRTIGEARGIAAAQGRGAAAVQAWHVPGEALTLVQDGGDRVAGSILGGLLGGPIGGIAGGVGADAPEAYGSRHTLPDVRPEGKSFWDGLNPVDRHGIDWVLAGAAALR; translated from the coding sequence ATGATTCAGTCCGTCAGCACTGTCGCCGCAGCCCCGGCATCCCGTCCCTCGGACGGCGCGAGCGGTAGCGGCGCGTCCGCCTATGCCGCGGACTGGCAGGGCACGCCCTCGGTCGCCCGCGCGCCGGCGCCCTCGGCCCCGGCCGCACCCGCCAACGATACGGATCTCACCGCACGCACGCAGGAAAGTGCGCTGCTCGCCGCCGACGTCTACAACGATGTCCCGAAGCCGCCCGCCGGATACCGCGTCGCCGGCGAGAGCGAGCTGGCGGAGCTCGGCCTGACGCCGACGATGCTGGAGCAGCCCGGCGTCTCCAGCTTTCGCGCGCGCGTCTACGCCACGGCCGATGGCGAGGGCGGGACGCGCTACATCGTTTCCTTCCGGGGATCGAAGACGGGCGAGGACTGGCAGAACAACCTCCAGCAGGGGCTCGGTATGGACGCGCCGAGTTATGCCAAAGCCCTGCAGATCGGCCGGCAGCTGGCGCGCTCGGGCGCGGAGGTGACGCTGACGGGGCACTCGCTTGGCGGCGGACTGGCCTCGGCGGCCGCCATCGCGAGCGGGCGTGAGGCGGACACGTTCAACGCGGCGGGGCTTTCCGACCGCACGATCGGCGAGGCGCGCGGCATCGCCGCCGCCCAAGGTCGCGGCGCCGCAGCGGTACAGGCCTGGCATGTGCCGGGCGAAGCGCTGACGCTGGTGCAGGACGGCGGCGATCGGGTGGCCGGATCGATCCTGGGCGGCCTGCTGGGAGGGCCGATCGGGGGAATTGCCGGTGGCGTCGGAGCGGATGCGCCCGAGGCTTATGGCTCGCGCCACACCTTGCCCGACGTGCGGCCCGAGGGGAAATCCTTCTGGGACGGGCTCAATCCGGTCGATCGCCATGGCATCGACTGGGTGCTGGCGGGCGCGGCGGCGCTCCGCTGA
- a CDS encoding FliH/SctL family protein: MSFIVLHADRVATAMTDDPIVPARDLRLLNGAVALLAEANQVHTDMGRQADMARRAARDEGFAEGRRAGVEAGAADVRAEIFQLAMRDGEERRRRQGEIAALALEVVRRIAGEVGEAVFVAGLAERATAALAPDTIATIRVAPAQVETVAARLAHRAGLAVEGDATLDPTDCVVETALGRTHAGLETQIAQIEAAWARAAS, translated from the coding sequence ATGAGCTTCATCGTGTTGCATGCCGATCGCGTCGCCACGGCGATGACGGACGATCCCATCGTCCCGGCTCGCGACCTCCGCCTCCTGAACGGCGCAGTCGCCCTGCTCGCCGAAGCCAATCAGGTTCACACCGATATGGGAAGACAGGCCGATATGGCACGCAGGGCGGCGCGGGACGAGGGCTTCGCCGAAGGCCGACGCGCGGGCGTCGAGGCGGGCGCGGCCGATGTCCGGGCCGAGATCTTCCAGCTCGCGATGCGGGATGGCGAGGAACGGCGTCGCCGGCAGGGCGAGATCGCCGCTCTCGCTCTGGAAGTCGTTCGCCGGATCGCGGGCGAAGTGGGCGAAGCAGTCTTCGTGGCGGGCCTCGCCGAGCGCGCCACCGCGGCGCTGGCCCCGGATACGATCGCCACGATCCGCGTCGCGCCCGCACAGGTCGAAACCGTCGCGGCCCGCCTCGCCCACCGGGCGGGGCTTGCCGTCGAGGGCGATGCGACGCTCGATCCCACCGACTGCGTCGTCGAGACCGCGCTCGGCCGCACGCATGCCGGGCTCGAAACCCAGATCGCCCAGATCGAGGCCGCCTGGGCCCGGGCAGCGTCATGA
- a CDS encoding FliI/YscN family ATPase: MTLLAAPEPGALLDSLRRISTVERRGRLIEAVGTTLRVTGIDARIGQMCEVVEPATGHSVPAEVIGLAAGAAILTPLADLRGLSVGAEVLVRAGEEGVPFGPALLGRVLDGRGRPIDGGDPLPANLPRRPLYAPAPQPMARTPIDTVLATGVRAVDTLLTIGEGQRVGVFAAAGGGKSTLLGMLARFATAEIIVIALIGERGREVREFIEDSLGPDGLARSVIVCATSDRPAMERVRAAHHATAIAEGFRAQGKSVLLLMDSATRFARALREIGLAAGEPPVRRGFPPSVFAELPRLFERAGTDESGAITGIYTVLMEDEDNSDPVAEEVRSILDGHIILSRKLGAAGHYPAIDVLGSLSRLFTRLSERSHAQAAARVRALMAKYAEIEFLVQVGEYSAGADPLADKAIAARAEIEALLRQPADRNEPFAQSLMLLQGAGT, from the coding sequence ATGACGCTGCTCGCCGCGCCCGAGCCCGGCGCGCTGCTCGACAGCCTGCGCCGGATCAGCACGGTCGAACGCCGGGGCCGGCTGATCGAGGCGGTGGGCACCACGTTGCGCGTGACCGGCATCGACGCGCGCATCGGCCAGATGTGCGAGGTCGTGGAACCCGCCACGGGTCATAGCGTGCCCGCCGAGGTGATAGGGCTCGCCGCCGGAGCCGCAATCCTCACCCCGCTCGCCGATCTGCGCGGGCTTTCGGTAGGAGCCGAGGTGCTGGTCCGCGCCGGCGAGGAGGGCGTTCCCTTCGGTCCCGCCTTGCTCGGACGCGTGCTGGACGGTCGCGGCCGGCCGATCGACGGCGGCGACCCGCTGCCCGCCAACCTGCCCCGTCGCCCGCTCTACGCGCCCGCCCCGCAACCGATGGCGCGCACGCCGATCGATACGGTGCTCGCCACCGGCGTGCGCGCGGTCGATACCCTTCTCACCATCGGCGAAGGGCAGCGCGTGGGCGTGTTCGCGGCAGCGGGCGGCGGCAAATCGACGCTGCTGGGCATGCTCGCGCGCTTCGCCACGGCGGAGATCATCGTGATCGCGCTGATCGGCGAGCGCGGCCGCGAAGTCCGCGAGTTCATCGAGGACAGTCTCGGGCCGGACGGGCTCGCCCGTTCGGTGATCGTGTGCGCCACCTCCGATCGGCCGGCGATGGAACGGGTCCGCGCCGCGCACCACGCGACGGCCATTGCGGAAGGCTTCCGCGCGCAGGGCAAGAGCGTCCTGCTGCTGATGGATTCCGCCACGCGGTTCGCCCGCGCGCTGCGCGAGATCGGGCTCGCCGCGGGAGAGCCGCCGGTCCGGCGCGGCTTCCCGCCCTCCGTCTTCGCCGAGTTGCCGCGCCTGTTCGAGCGCGCCGGCACGGACGAAAGCGGCGCGATCACAGGCATCTACACGGTCCTGATGGAAGACGAGGACAATAGCGATCCTGTCGCCGAGGAGGTCCGATCGATCCTCGACGGGCACATCATCCTCTCGCGCAAGCTCGGCGCCGCCGGCCATTATCCGGCGATCGACGTGCTTGGCAGCCTGAGCCGCCTCTTCACCCGTCTCTCGGAACGCTCCCACGCGCAGGCGGCCGCCCGCGTTCGCGCCTTGATGGCCAAATATGCGGAGATCGAATTTCTCGTGCAGGTGGGCGAATATAGCGCCGGCGCCGATCCGCTCGCCGACAAGGCGATCGCCGCGCGCGCCGAGATCGAGGCGCTGCTCCGCCAGCCCGCCGACCGCAACGAACCTTTCGCCCAGTCGCTGATGCTGCTGCAGGGAGCGGGGACATGA